Genomic segment of Scardovia inopinata JCM 12537:
CAGATCTCCATAAGGAGCAACAAAGGCAGCAAAATCAGGATGGGACCGGAAAATCGCCTCTAGAGCAGGACTGGCTTGATGGCCAGGAATAGTGTGCTGGGTCATTGTGGATTGTGATCCTTTCTGATTTTCAGTACTGGACCGGTGGTGATTTTAATTATCGGACATGTGGTAGCCGTTAGTCATCCCCATACTGGTGGTATACAAAACCTGAGAGAGGAGCTTATTGGTTTCCTTCTGGACCTTCTGGGCAAAGGTCTGATTAGCCTCAGTCAAAATCTGGCGAACAGCAGGATTATCCATTTCATCAGCTGCCGCCTTGCCGGATCCAACCAAGTCGTTCACTGCCGCATCGGTAGCAGCAATCATGGCGTAGCCCAGACCGCCTACCTTTTCTACATACCGGTCAACAAAAGCGGCGTTGTCGTGAAAACGAGCATCAGCCAAAGCAGCAATAATGCGGTTAGCCCAGTAGAAGTTATCTGTGCTGGGATCTTCTCCCTCGCCTCGATAATAGGCAGGCATTTCAGCAACATTGGCATAAACCGGAATCAAAGCGTTGAAAACATTGGAAGAAAAAGCAGTCCACTGAATAGCCCGGGAAACTTCAGGAGCATAGGGGCGCAGCTGGATGACGCAAAGGTGGTTGGTTCGGTTAATGCCAATGGGACGCAGAAGGGTGCGGGTTGCAGGAGTACCCAATTTCCCGTAGGGATCGTAAGGAGTTCCCTGGTAATGAGCGCTGAGAATATACTTGACGTCTTCAATAGTGATCTTGTGATCAGGCTGACGGCACCAGGGCAAATCATCACTGACAGGAGTAAAATCAGCATCTTCTCCATCCCAGGAAGCATCCAGAGGATTGAAATAGCGCTGCATATACCAGGCTCGGGGGGTGTTGTAGACATGATCAGAATCGGAATGAGAGCCAAAAGCCCAGCGGGGGTTGAAAGGACTGGTGCTCTCCAGGGCCAGATTCAGGTGATTATCCTCGACAAATTCCGGCAGATCCTCTGAGCACATAAACTCTTCTTGTTCTCCCAGAGCATCATCAAAATCAAACTCATCTATTCCAAACTGATTAGGCATGGTTACATAACTGTCATCAGGAACCCGGCGGGCAATCCAGTGATGGCCTCCCACAGTTTCCACCCACCAGATTTCATTGACGTCAGAAATGGCAATCCCATTCATCTCGTAGGTGCCATAATCATGCAAAATCTGCCCATACCGTTTAACTCCCTGGCGGGCAGTAGAAACGTAAGGCAAAACCAGGGTTAGAATATCTTCCTCCCCAATTCCGCCAGGAACTTCAGGCTGATAATCAGGGTCACCTTCCTTGCCTTGTGCCGGCTGAAGCTCAACCAGGGGGTCAGCCCCCAAAACCCGCTCATTGCTGGTAATTGTTTCGGTGCAGCTTAGAGCTACATTGCTGGCATTAACCCCGTGAGATCCCCAAATTCCCTGAGTCCGCAGGGCATCAGGAACGGCAGTATAACGCTGAGGATTATCAGGAAGCTCAATTGTTACATGGCTGATGACCGACTTATAGACCCTGGGCTGATCCTGAGGATTCACCACAAGAAGCTCTTTAGGCGTAAATTCCCCGTTGGGAGAATCCTCATTGCGGGCAATAATGGTCGATCCGTCATAGCTGGCGTTTTTCCCCACGAGAATGGTGGTGCATGCCATATTTTTTTCTCCTTTATTCTAGCTAATGACTACGTTGTACTGGTTATTGACGATTTTGCTTTTTTGTTGTTCTGCTGACTAATCTGTTCTGCTGCCCGACTGTCTTGCCACCTGCTGATCAGTTTTCCCCTGTCAGCCACATGGCATCGGAATCCACCACAGACCTGCTGGCCCTAAGCCCATCGCGAAGCTCACTCAACCAGAATCCTTCCCTCAGATTAAGCAGAGGATCAATGGTAGCATAAACGGTCAGCATATAATCATGCGGCCGATCCGGAGGTTGGGGGCCGTTGTAACGCTGAAATACAGATGGATTGACAGACCCCACAAAGCGAGAAGCCTGTGAGTTGCGGCCCTGGACCGCCTCCGGAATCATAGCCGGAAGCTGGCGGGAGAAATCTTCAGGAATCTGCAAAGCTTGAGAATCGTTGAAATCATACATCAGGGCATCCAGGGGAAGATTAGCTACTGACCAATGAATCCACTGAAAACCACAGACAGGAATGGAATCATCATCTACAAACTCCCAGTGCAGGTAGTGGGCCTGAGGATTAATCCCATTGATATAGAAGGGAAAAGATACGACCGGAATTCCGTCTGTTTTCTTGCTATCGTCTGCCTGTTTGCCATAATCCTCAGGGATTACGGTGAAATCTGTCGAAAGTCTCATTATTACCATTACCGCCTTGTTTGCTTTCTGGAAAGACCATCTAAAAATACTTGTGGAAGTACCGTCTGGAAATGGCCCAGGCTCTTCTATCTTACCGTAGTCATACCCCCGGTACCGGATTTCTTTCAGGCCTGTCAAGAAATTTTCTCAATAGACAATCAAAGATGACAGCAGGGCTTCCAGAACCAGCTGAGGTGAACCGTTGTGCATCAGCCGGCGGCGGGCGGTATCTATGGAAGCGAGGTTGGCAATGGCCTGCTGACGGGAGATGGCGGCAGATAAGTCAGTTATGGCAGCCCGATTCTCCAGATTGATCAGGCCCGATACCTCCTCTGCCCCATTGTGGATAAGGGTCAGATCACGATAGATGCTAGTAATGGTGGTCAAGAATCGGTCAAGGATATCCCGGGACAAGCGGGTAGTCCGGCGGCGAACATCGTCTTTTTTGCCAATAGCGTGGTAAGCGCTTCTTAAAGCAGGAGAGATTTTCTCCCCCTCGGCTAGGCCATTCAGGGCTCTGAATTCAGCCTGCTCACGCATTACGGCCTGATCAACCTCAGCCTTAGCCTGACGGTTGGCATTATCCACCATGGACGCAGCTAAAACAACAGCGTCTGAGGTCCTGTGCAGATTGAGAACACCAACAACAATCTCATCCCTGTCTGCCAGAGCCTGATCATCCCGGGCATACAGACGGGCAATGCCAATGTGACCCTGGGCCAGCCTGGCACAGCGGGCAGCGGTTGCCTGATCAACCTCCAGGGAAGACACTAAGAAAGAAGCAATATCACGGGTTTGAGGAACAGCAAGGTTGACTATTCTGGTCCGGGAAAGGATGGTCGGCAGGACATCCTGAGAACTGGGAGCGCATAAAAGCCAGATAGTCTTAGGGGCCGGCTCCTCTATTTCTTTGAGCAGAACATTGGTTGTTCTTTCCAGCATCCGATCCACATCTTCGATAATGATAATACGCCAGGGAGCAGTCACTGGCATTTGTTCAGAATCGGCAATCAGACTCCGAACCTGATCAATAGAAATCGTTATTTTATTTGTTGCCAGCACGGTTACGTCAGGGTGCTCATCTTTCATAATCTGTCTGCAGACAGGGCAAGTTCCGCAACCTCCCCGAGGACATTCCAGAGCGGCAGCAAAAGCCCGGGCTACCTGTGAGCGACCGGATCCCGGAGGGCCGCAAATCAGCCAGGATTGAGCAATGGCTGGGGAATCAGGCACATCAGAGCCAGTCAGGTCAGCTCCGGAACGTCCAGAACGGACTGTAGCCCTGAGCAGATCTACTACCGGCTTCTGCCCCACAATTGAATCCCACACAGTCATGAGTCTCTCCGGGCAAGCAAAGAATCTATGTCGGCTTTAACAGCATCCCACACCTGGTCAACTGACAGGGAAGCATTAAGAATCACAAATCGGTCAGGTTCCTGGCCGGCTAAATCCAAAAAAGCCTGCCGGGTACGGTTAAAGAAGTCTGCTCCGGATGATTCCAGCCGGTCTTTGGGCCCGCTGAGCCTGGCCTGAGCCTGCTCAAAATCCATATCTAAGAGGTAGGTCCGCTGGGGCCAGAGACCGTTGGTTGCCCACTCATTCAGCTGCCGAATCTGCTCCATGGTCAGTTCCCTGCCCCCTGCCTGGTAGGCCAGGGAACTGTCAATATAACGATCACTAATCACGACTTTCCCCATATTCAGGGCGGGGCGAATTTCCTGAAAAACCAGCTGTGCCCGAGAAGCGGCATACAACAGGGCTTCGGTTCGGG
This window contains:
- a CDS encoding YbhB/YbcL family Raf kinase inhibitor-like protein; its protein translation is MRLSTDFTVIPEDYGKQADDSKKTDGIPVVSFPFYINGINPQAHYLHWEFVDDDSIPVCGFQWIHWSVANLPLDALMYDFNDSQALQIPEDFSRQLPAMIPEAVQGRNSQASRFVGSVNPSVFQRYNGPQPPDRPHDYMLTVYATIDPLLNLREGFWLSELRDGLRASRSVVDSDAMWLTGEN
- a CDS encoding C69 family dipeptidase, producing MACTTILVGKNASYDGSTIIARNEDSPNGEFTPKELLVVNPQDQPRVYKSVISHVTIELPDNPQRYTAVPDALRTQGIWGSHGVNASNVALSCTETITSNERVLGADPLVELQPAQGKEGDPDYQPEVPGGIGEEDILTLVLPYVSTARQGVKRYGQILHDYGTYEMNGIAISDVNEIWWVETVGGHHWIARRVPDDSYVTMPNQFGIDEFDFDDALGEQEEFMCSEDLPEFVEDNHLNLALESTSPFNPRWAFGSHSDSDHVYNTPRAWYMQRYFNPLDASWDGEDADFTPVSDDLPWCRQPDHKITIEDVKYILSAHYQGTPYDPYGKLGTPATRTLLRPIGINRTNHLCVIQLRPYAPEVSRAIQWTAFSSNVFNALIPVYANVAEMPAYYRGEGEDPSTDNFYWANRIIAALADARFHDNAAFVDRYVEKVGGLGYAMIAATDAAVNDLVGSGKAAADEMDNPAVRQILTEANQTFAQKVQKETNKLLSQVLYTTSMGMTNGYHMSDN
- the tmk gene encoding dTMP kinase; the protein is MAAKNSRKYPFPGLFVTFEGVDGVGKTTQATRLKNYLIHQGRQVLITREPGGTHLGEQIRQLLLHGDDEAPRTEALLYAASRAQLVFQEIRPALNMGKVVISDRYIDSSLAYQAGGRELTMEQIRQLNEWATNGLWPQRTYLLDMDFEQAQARLSGPKDRLESSGADFFNRTRQAFLDLAGQEPDRFVILNASLSVDQVWDAVKADIDSLLARRDS
- a CDS encoding DNA polymerase III subunit delta', giving the protein MTVWDSIVGQKPVVDLLRATVRSGRSGADLTGSDVPDSPAIAQSWLICGPPGSGRSQVARAFAAALECPRGGCGTCPVCRQIMKDEHPDVTVLATNKITISIDQVRSLIADSEQMPVTAPWRIIIIEDVDRMLERTTNVLLKEIEEPAPKTIWLLCAPSSQDVLPTILSRTRIVNLAVPQTRDIASFLVSSLEVDQATAARCARLAQGHIGIARLYARDDQALADRDEIVVGVLNLHRTSDAVVLAASMVDNANRQAKAEVDQAVMREQAEFRALNGLAEGEKISPALRSAYHAIGKKDDVRRRTTRLSRDILDRFLTTITSIYRDLTLIHNGAEEVSGLINLENRAAITDLSAAISRQQAIANLASIDTARRRLMHNGSPQLVLEALLSSLIVY